The window TGTGACCTTGTCATTTCCCTGCAGAAGAATCTTCAGCAGTTTATTGTCTCTGAGGTGAAGTAAAAATGCTTCTGTTTGCCATTTAAAGTCTTTCTCTATCTGGCTCCAATCTGTCTTTCCAGGCTCTTTTCATGTTACTCTTTCAAGCATGTTACACTCAAACAgattcacttgatatttttcagtATACACAGTATTCTATCTTTCATCTCTGTCATATTGACCTCCACTGTGGGAATgcatttctttcttctgctttGTAGAAACCTGTAATTCAGCATTTAGCTTTCCTGATGCCTCCAGTTAATGTTTTCTATCCTCCCcgttcatatttattttgtatatataattcatatttgcttattatctgtgtatatgttgtttGTACCTAGTATGGAAGTCAGGAACTGTTTTCTTTAGGTTTTGTATCCCCATCCTgtcttgcttaataaatacttattgagttAAATTAAATTCTGTCTTGAAGTGATCTTTTAATGGAAAATCTGAATGTGTTTTGATTGATGcctttttttctacttccttttataGGAAGGAGTTTTTTGAAGGCTGCAAAGCCATAAGCGCAGACAGCATCGATGGGATTTGTGCTCGGTTCCCCAGTCTCTTAAATGAAGCCAAACAGGAGGATAAGTTCAAGGATCTCTATCGATTTACATTTCAGTTTGGCCTGGACTCTGAAGAAGGGCAGAGGTCACTGCATCGAGAAATAGCCATTGCCCTTTGGAAGCTCGTCTTTACCCAAAACAATCCCCCTGTATTGGACCAGTGGTTACACTTCCTAACAGAGAACCCCTCGGGAGTCAAAGGAATCTCCCGAGACACATGGAACATGTTCCTAAACTTTACTCAGGTGATCGGACCCGACCTCAGTAACTACAGTGAAGATGAGGCCTGGCCTAGTCTCTTTGATACCTTTGTGGAATGGGAGATGGAgcgaaggaaaaagggagaggagtcAAAATGTCTGACAACTTCAGACACAGAGAGTCTGTGTCAAGAGGAGCAGACTTACCAGTATGTGTGAGCAGCCGGGACAGAACCACCTGCTGTCTGTTGACCTTCAGCCAGTGGAGAACTGGGGACTTTCTGGAAATTACTGAGGATCCGGATATTTTC of the Sarcophilus harrisii chromosome 1, mSarHar1.11, whole genome shotgun sequence genome contains:
- the DCUN1D3 gene encoding DCN1-like protein 3 codes for the protein MGQCVTKCKNPSSTLGSKNGDRDPSGKSHGKRSGSHRDDHTPTCGKPGGDILVNGTKKAEATSESCQFPTSSGDARRDPESNTEESSLQRMEELFRRYKDEREEAILEEGMERFCNDLCVDPTEFKVLVLAWKFQAATMCKFTRKEFFEGCKAISADSIDGICARFPSLLNEAKQEDKFKDLYRFTFQFGLDSEEGQRSLHREIAIALWKLVFTQNNPPVLDQWLHFLTENPSGVKGISRDTWNMFLNFTQVIGPDLSNYSEDEAWPSLFDTFVEWEMERRKKGEESKCLTTSDTESLCQEEQTYQYV